Proteins co-encoded in one Clupea harengus unplaced genomic scaffold, Ch_v2.0.2, whole genome shotgun sequence genomic window:
- the LOC122132597 gene encoding T-cell acute lymphocytic leukemia protein 1 homolog, producing MICLIGQNEDTVFHICLFHFCLSGYVGEHFDAHPNHMKRRSGPYEVEIRDGSRPKIVRRVFTNSRERWRQQNVNGAFAELRGLIPTHPPDKKLSKNEILRLTMKYIDFLANLLTDQEGSVLERVDGKVSERHHLGEVKEELTQGLLSPNSSCGSLLDEETSAESFSEDLDSYLETRPTSRGLHPTLHLDGDSQR from the exons ATGATCTGTTTGATTGGCCAAAATGAGGATACCGTATTTCatatttgtctttttcatttctGTCTCAGCGGATACGTCGGAGAGCACTTTGACGCGCATCCCAATCACATGAAGCGTCGCTCTGGACCTTATGAAGTTGAAATCAGAGACG GTTCTCGACCAAAGATCGTGCGCAGGGTCTTCACAAACAGCCGTGAGCGCTGGCGCCAGCAGAATGTGAACGGAGCATTCGCTGAGCTCCGCGGGCTCAttcccacacacccacctgaCAAGAAACTCAGTAAGAATGAGATCCTTCGCCTTACCATGAAGTACATTGACTTCCTGGCCAATTTGCTGACTGACCAGGAGGGCTCCGTGTTGGAAAGGGTTGATGGCAAAGTAAGCGAGAGGCACCACCTAggggaggtgaaggaggagctGACGCAGGGCCTGCTGTCCCCCAACTCCAGTTGTGGAAGCCTGCTAGACGAAGAGACCAGCGCCGAGAGCTTCTCTGAGGACCTGGACTCCTACTTGGAGACACGGCCCACTTCACGGGGACTGCACCCAACACTGCACTTAGATGGAGACAGCCAACGGTGA